The DNA sequence ctgtttctttttctttcctttttctttttttaaacattttttgttctttaattCGAGGCAAGTTGCTAACATGAGCTTGGAATGTGAAGTACTTAAACGAAACCTTAGGTTGTAGTCAACATTTTATTATAAGTGTTTCTTttgacacaatttttttttaattattacataACCCTTATATAAGCCATAAAAATTAAGTATTAAGTAATCCTAAGTAAGTAAATATGCATCTCGAATAGGCCCCAGCAGTTTTGGATCCAGTTAGTTCCTTATTGGTCTTTCAATGACTTGTTGGGAAACTGGTCCAAAACTATTCCATCCCATTAATTTAATAGTCATCCCAAAATCAGCTCCCAGAATCGTCCCATTTAATGACAGAATAGGTAGGTTCTGGGTTTTAATGGATCAATTCTAGGACGGTTCTAGGTCTCAGTCTCAAGGTACCCTTAGGGGAGATAATCTTTATATCTCAACAATCTACTATTTGAGCCACATGGAAGGATGAGGTGGTGGTCGACTATTTGAGCCATATCATTAGATAGACAAGTCTTTCGATTAGTAACATATTCATAATctaattcaataaaatattCTCCCATGCTTTGTACCAATTCTTGTAGTTTTCAATTCTCTATGTATGCCTACGCATTATCTCGTAATTCCTAGAATTTCAAAACTTAATTTTCCATTTTGTGGTGTctttttgggttgaaatttgacatgtaggCAGGAAGAGTATGATCTAGGTACTCATCCACAAAATTTAGAATTCATTCTATCTACCATATAGCTGATATTTGAGCAGTTGAGATGAGGCTTATTCATATCAATGGATCATTGAGGAAACTCCTGGTAATGTAACCCACAGGCTATGCACTTCCTAGGGTTAATGATCATTTTGATACTCCACCATGTATAATCTTTTTACTATATAGCCTATCAATTATCCTGCGTGTTTTTTTCGcagattctttatttatttaatttttttttgtccttttatttttcaattatacGACTAAAAAGGgtcaaaaaaatatgaaccgTTTGAAATGGGTTTGACGTTTATTTTTCAGTGATAAGATTTGAACattaaaaattttagttttttattcaaaaaaataatttaatatcATGCAAACTTAGAATTAGTACATCAAATATTAATATCTAATTAGTGTGCATAAAATATTAGTCAGACATGAATTGATCCAACAATATATACCCTTTATTGgttcaatattttttaaatctaatcGTTTAAAACCCGaattgtccctttttttttctcctattttttcaaaattttatcatCCTGTTCGAGTTATGAACCATTTCAAACACAgcgtaatgaatttttttttttttaccatttcccATCTTAACTAACTCTGATCACGCCTCCTCGTTgaatatattttcctttcttttcttgactacTTCCTTTTTCAAGTGAATTAaatcccttattttttttttcccccaaaccATTGAAGCAGGAATTAAATCTTACTATGGTGGTGATAATGCAGGGTTTTGCTTGGAAGTGTGAGCAATCATGTGGTGGTGAATGCCACATGTCCAGTCACAGTTGTTAAGGGGACACCAGTATCCAAGCCAtaatccccctccccctttgagagTTTGGAAGTCTGTACGTTCATTATAAGAACTTACCATGCGTTTCTATTTGGTTGTGGGGTTTTTGGATGGTTTTTTTAACCCTTGTGACATGAATCTTTAATTAACTTACAATGACGTATGGAAATAACAGATATGTTTGCCTTTTGTAATTATATAAGGAAATTATGCAGTACCATccctaaatttgaaaataacttgACGTAAcctctaaaaatgaaaataatgtctaccGCACCCTTAATTTTAACACCGTTAATTGAAAGTGAGAAATGTCccttttacccttatacttaaactctaaaaaaaacttattttcttccaaaccattaTATGCTCTCTCTAAGCCACGACCTTAGTTGGGAGAGTAAACTGTTAGCAGCAAAAAGCCGGGTTGCATGAAAGTTCCTGCAACTCAAATAGCAGCAAAATTTTTTCTCGAGAGTGACGATTAGAGCTCTGTAGAACGAACAATCGATGTAAACCAAACCTTCGCCTTTGATTCACAATTCCCTTCCCCTTAACATCAGCACAACCATTAAGCTCAGCAGAACCCATCAATCCAAACCCACCTGATTCCCTCTTAGGCAATGAGTTTCTAACAGCAAAGCTATGAGATCTTCTATCGGCTTCGGTGATGGAACTACAAGAGGATTCTCCCTCTATCTCCTTAGGTTCATCACAACGGCCATTATCTCCCAATAATCTAACACCCAATTGGCATCTTTGTTCATTCTTCCTGGTGGAATCGAATGGGAAGTGGGTCTTCACAGACATCTGAACAGAAGTGGTCTTCTAAGTTGGGAAATCAAAAAGCAGCATCTACAAGAAGTCTAGCAAGTGCCAACCGAAGAAACCCAAGAATTTGGAAGCAAAGAAGCTAAGGACCGATCCACATAGCAGGAGAAGCGATAACCAAAGATCCAGAAAAGCTCCGAAGAGCTCACGAAACGTCCATGAATGAATCATCTGGGAAGGCATTCGTATAACCAATAGTAGTATCCCTTTCTACAGATTTGGCCAAAAAGAGGGGAACGAATCAACTTCCGTCAACGGGCAACGGGAACCGCAGGCGGTTCTTCTTGAAAGCAGTTGATGCCGCTAAGTGATCTCGAGGCCACCGGTAACTTTCATTTTGACCACCATAAACTTTCATtcctgagaaaagagaaaattactgGTGAATCCAGAATTGAAGCGGTTGTCAATTTAGGGATTGTCATATTCTAATCTCTGCTTTTCTAATTGGGGACGAAGGGCATTATAGTAACTTaacatatccataagggtagattgaccatttagcaaaaaaaatgcCTGATGGCATCATCACTTAACGCCTTAAACCTAATGGAATgggttttttagatataattttgaaaaagtgaGGGGTCTactagacattattttcattttttagggGTTACGCtaagttattttcaaatttagggGTGGTACTGAATAATTCCTCTATTATATAGGtataagattttattatttttcattttaggcGTCACTATGCCTAAACGTTATTCTATGTGATAGTAGACCTCGCATGCATCTCAATGGTTAAATTTTAGTAAAGTAAGCAAAGAAAGTTGttcaaactttgattcaaagttgttcaaaCTTTATATTTCATTGAAAACAAAGGAACGACTCTCGAATAACAAAAACGAGTCAATACGGCTCTGAGCTGTAACGTTCTAAAAAATGGgttcttatgtttttttatttttttgaaacagaaatgaggtAAAACCTGTATGGGAAGCCCcgttcaatttcttgtttttttgaaatgaaccgggCACTTATGAGACTTTGGAATCCTTTTTTTGGAGCATGAAAAACTTGCTTTTCATTTTCAGAATTGATTCTGAGCAAAAGGCGCCGAAACATATGTAACACTTAAGTTACGAAGGGTAAATGGGGAAATTACCTTCAAAACATAACAAAAGGTATGTTTCAAGGATATTGTAAACCTTAACCCCACTTTGCACTTGGAGAACATCTagaggagagaagaggagagaagcaGAGCTGAAACGAAGAGCAGAGTTGTCACCATCTTCGATCTGCCATCCGTCTGCGAGGTGGGatgcgctctctctctctctctctctctctctctctctctctctctctctctctccccactgATTTTGCTTATTTTGCAGGTTTTCTGTTGTTCCAGCGAGTTCGAGCCTTCAAGGTTCCTCTATGCACGAAACTGTATTGCAAGATCTCTCTcgctctttctctttctctttctctcactctcgttccctttctttcttgatctcttctccctctgccCCCCTGAATTTGTTCTTGTCACTTCTGTCTCTCATAGATTTGGATGAAGTGTGATTCCTTTAGTCCAAATGTGCTCAGATAATCAAGAAGTGGATACCATTTCTTAACCAGATCTAACTCATCGGACAGTTGACGGCACTTGCCCTCTGTAGATTTTTCGGGCTTCATCTGCAATCAACATAAACAATGAAGGCCTTCCATGCAATCCGTTCATGTTCAGGATGGGATTTAGTAGCTTGTAATGTTACCAGATAATGCCTTTCCTCGGCCATCTATATCAATGGAATCTATTTCCTTCATTCCATTTGAAGCATCACGGTAATTTCTATTCACTTGGGTGTTCTTGCGGTTTCCAGTATCAAATCTGTTGCCCATAACTTTCAAACCTTGCCTGGATTTCAATGATTGATTATCCCACTCCCTCTTTGGCTGTCTGCGGTCGCCTACAAGAATACAAGTAAAGATTAATTGTCATCAAAACCCTCAACACACACCTCTAAGGATCTCTACTCTCTAAAATACCTTGCTTTGTGTTTGTTTCATCGTCTGACTGAAAGCTTTGTGATTCAACACTGAACTCTTCAATTTCTGTCACTTCAGTAGGGTTTGAACTTTGTTTCTTCTTATTCatacttttatgttattatgatagatcatatttttgttgaaacatttcatatttcatatggcaaggaaacacggccaaatatttcatatttgaagtgaacaccatgttgttgatatAGAGTTattcttatttgtctcattcGACTTAAGCTATTTGGGTAATGATGGTTTTCATAACccaaaaatttattaaaaaaccattgactatccttagattttatttaaaaatcacaactttgacacccatggtgaagatggcactttatgtaaatattggtttctaacagaaacgattctgttaagtacgaaccatacatgtttctgtttctttcaggttacaaaatcattttttttttacgattaccatacaacatttaagatgcagaatcactctaaaaaaatagaaatgcaaaaaagtgtgctagacccaaaatcatgttaaaaaaacaaaatcgtTACAGTACAAAGCCTCCATTACTCGAAATTAACAACGCCAATTATGGACTCACAAAAGATGAGCATTAACAATAGAGAAAATGATAACTGAAAACcgggaaaaaaaatctcattgagAGGACTATTAGCAAACACCGTTAATCTTCTTCTCCAAAACAAGCTTCTTCCAGGCCGTAGTAATCTCCAACTGAGTCTCTAAAGCGGTCTTCTTCAATACAACACTTCCATTACGACatgctttcttctctttattCTCCATTGTCAATTTAGCCGAAATCTTGGAGGGTAGAGTGTCAAGCTCATGCAATACCTTCTCAATATCCAGCACAAGTCGCTCAGCAAGGGTGCGGGAGAAATCTTCTCGGATCACAACACGAAGGACAGTTACATGTTGTGCATCCGCTGGCATTGTGTAGGCCGGCACAATCCATCCAAACCTTCTCAACAAGTCCGATACCTCAAACTCATTATGCTTCCTATTGTCCTTAAGAGAGAATGCCACAAGTGGAACCCCATTGTCCTTTGAGACAATGTTGAACCTCCCTGTCTTCTCCAATCCTTCTCTTAGCACTATCATATTTTCCCGGCAATTCTCCATGACATTTTGgtaaccctaaacattaaaaaagaaaaatataataagacaaaaatcatGATAACAATGATCGCAACCAGACTGGCCCATTATATAGTTTAACCAGAATTACCGGTCTGGTTTGCAAAACTATGATGGTTGCATTAGTATTATACCCATTACTCACCTCATAGCCCAAGCGAATTAGTTGATAATACTGAGCAATAACTTGGCTAGAACCTGCAATGTTTACAAAGCCACAAAGGGTTAAATTAATGACCGGTTCATGTGGCTTGTGCGGTTCGAATTCGATTTTTTATGATAGACTATGGTCTAATTACCTTTAGAGAAGTTAAGGGTGAAGGTGGGTTGATCAGTTCCAAGGTAGTTAATGTGGAAGATGAGTTCTTCAGGCAAGTCTTCCTTGCTCCTCCAGATGGCCCAACCAATACCGGCGTAGACAAGACCGTATTTGTGGCCGCTAACGTTGATGCTCTTAACCAGTGGCAACCGGAAGTCCCATTCGAGCTCTGGGTAAATGAATGGTGCAATGAATCCACCGCTAGCTgcatcaacatgaattgaaGTATCCCATCTGCAACAAGGCAAGATAATACTATCAGTTTTTGACTTAAGTACCTGGTGGTTAGAGTTACGGCCAAGCCAGCCGGTTTAATTCTGAAAAACTGGGTGAACCGGCGATGACAATCTCTGCCTGATTCAGAATTGGGCTGGGCTCAGTTTGGGCTTCTTGCAACATGAGACAAATCTTTGGTCCAAAAATGAGACCAATGTACCATAAGTGTTTCTGTTACTAGGAGAATCAAACCACATACCCTGTTAGCTTGTTCTTTTCTACCAAGAGATCATTCAATCGCTTGACATCTTCGAACTCCCCGTTAAGGGTCGAACCCAAAATAGCAGCGACACAAATGGTGTTCTCGTCAACCATTTCGACAGCTTTCTTGGGGTCCATCACATAGTAGCCTTCCCTAAGCTTCACCTCCTTCAGCTCAACCTCAAAGTACCTTGCGAATTTCTCCCAGCAGACCTAAACCATAAGCCAAACCATTCATTGTGAGTGCAAAGACAACGATCTTAGGTAGCTTGGACAGACCCAGTTTCTGGCCCTCTAATGAGGCCCAAGGCCCACATTGTCCATTACATATATGTTTACAAATTGATTCTAATCCAATGGTCTGAAAGATGTGAAGAAGTAGATACCTGAACATTGGCTCCGGTGACTATATTAGGTTTATCGTAGGGTTTGCCCTCAGCCTTCCTCTTGTTCTGCCACTTCCTCTTGAAAGCAAGCCCGGCAAGCATTATCGCCTCCGACGAACCCACGGTTCCAACACCGACGGCAGTCTCGGAGTCCCCAAGTGGAGCATTGAATAGATGTGCTATCATATTGACACATCGATtctaataaaatttaaaaaaggaaaatgtacTAATTAAATACTGAACCAAGAATTAAAGATTACATTGAATAGATGTGCTATCAAAACTTCATTGTTGCCTGGGTTGCAGCTAACCCCTGGCACCAGCCAAGGGAATAAAATCTCAAGGGTGGGAGTGAAAAAATTCACCCtaggtgggtattttcaaacctgccCCTGGATTCCATTGCTTTGACTGTTACCATAGTGTTGCAGCTGCTCGGCTGAAGCCCAGGAAATAGCAAAAAAATTTCCACTTTCTATCATTTCCATCCAAAAGTTTATAAGACTTGCATCAAATTTACAAGAGCCAAAATGTTCCCCACACAGTCAGTGTGAGGAGAAACTAAGTAAAATAACGTGATCAAGATGTGAGAGGgcaagagaaaatatatatattttttcattacaCAAATACGACATTCTATTAGTATTTCTTcagagaaagttttcctccaccctCTCACCATTATGGCAATCTATAAAGGGTAAGGGTTTCGTGTTGGAGTACCAATTTTACGATAGAAGGATTTGGAAGAAAGGTTTGCTTCAAGCCCTCCTCCCCTTTGGAAATTTGAAAACTTAAAAGTTTAAACAATAAGCCACTTCTTTCGTGAGGGTTTAGACTCGATGAGAGGTCTTCCTTCGTGAAGTATCAAACCAAGGAACAGTGacagttaaaaaaatataatatctaCAGTTATATTTTATAGTCATGTGCCTCTTGACCCTTGACTCagctgagattttttttttttttaaataaagaaaagaacactATCCTGCCAGCATCTAGACACAGAGACAATTAATGAAAGGACCACCGCACCCTCCCTCTTCTATTAGATACCTAAATGTACATTCCTATTGGCTCCACGGGGCCACGCTGCAGGGCTAcgctttctctccctttttttttcctttttcaattcaCGTAGCCGACTGGACCGTTAAGCCACCGTTAGTGACCGTTAATTTTTCCACCAGAAAAANNNNNNNNNNNNNNNNNNNNNNNNNNNNNNNNNNNNNNNNNNNNNNNNNNNNNNNNNNNNNNNNNNNNNNNNNNNNNNNNNNNNNNNNNNNNNNNNNNNNNNNNNNNNaaaaaaaaaaaacaaaaaaaccgtAAGCTTTCGGCGTAGCTGTGGTCTAGACTGCAGAACATAGAGGAAACAAGAGCAGAGATGGAtataatatgagagagagagagagagagagagagagagagagagagagagagctagagatgagaatagaaacagaaagaaaagaTTTTAAAGTGAAGCAAGTATGCAACGAAAGGTTTGATAGTTTAGATTTAGTTTGGGGCCTTTATATAGCCCGAGAGAAACCAGTTACGACCAGCGAACTTGGAAGGTAGCATCCTCCGCCCTTtgtttttacattttctttGTCTCTCCTTCTAggaacttagagagagagagagagaccacgTTGCGCTCACACCATAAGAATGGTATTAGGAAGGGGTCGGGTCGCGTCGGGTCGCGTCGGGGCGGCAAAGGGTGGGGAGAAAATAAGGAATTTTTTTCCTGATAGTTAGGGCCCACAGAGATAAATTGAGAAACTTTCTAACACTTTTCTATTCTTAgcttatatttatttaattagtcAAAGATTGTTTTTATTAATTCCTCCCAGAAAGTTTTTAGCCCTCTCTCAATCTTCCTTATTAGTTTTAAATTCCTAAATTATCCTCACCCTTTTTGGCCTTTACTTCCGTCCCATTGCATCGTCTGACATCACCCTTTTCTTGTAGCCCTCTTTGAACCCTCTAGTCCTCTGTTGGTTATACCACTATTGTCATTTTCATGGATTGGTGGGTCGGGTAAATATCCAATCGCCTTGTGAAATTTTCTAACGTATGTGCAACGGGCCCCGTCACATCATAATAGTGGCATCCAAGCGGTTCAAAGTCATAGCTGGGTGGGCCATATTTGATTAATTATACCTAATTTTGTAATCTAATTGTACGGTTGGAATCTTGTAGACAGACTAATTATGTTTTCCATTTGTGTTGTGTAGGTCGTTCTGATTAGGGTCGCAAGTTTGGCCTTGGTGGCCTGAACCCATTCTTAACCCACCCTAATCTCAAATAAGTACCTACTCAAAAATTTTACTCTTGAG is a window from the Macadamia integrifolia cultivar HAES 741 chromosome 5, SCU_Mint_v3, whole genome shotgun sequence genome containing:
- the LOC122078978 gene encoding glutamate decarboxylase-like; protein product: MIAHLFNAPLGDSETAVGVGTVGSSEAIMLAGLAFKRKWQNKRKAEGKPYDKPNIVTGANVQVCWEKFARYFEVELKEVKLREGYYVMDPKKAVEMVDENTICVAAILGSTLNGEFEDVKRLNDLLVEKNKLTGWDTSIHVDAASGGFIAPFIYPELEWDFRLPLVKSINVSGHKYGLVYAGIGWAIWRSKEDLPEELIFHINYLGTDQPTFTLNFSKGSSQVIAQYYQLIRLGYEGYQNVMENCRENMIVLREGLEKTGRFNIVSKDNGVPLVAFSLKDNRKHNEFEVSDLLRRFGWIVPAYTMPADAQHVTVLRVVIREDFSRTLAERLVLDIEKVLHELDTLPSKISAKLTMENKEKKACRNGSVVLKKTALETQLEITTAWKKLVLEKKINGVC